From one Erythrobacter sp. HKB08 genomic stretch:
- a CDS encoding tetratricopeptide repeat protein: MGLNLDEQKAVDRFKKDVVEPSMTQLVVLDFWAEWCGPCKALTPVLEKVAADYADKGVVLVKVNVDEEQFIASQFQVQSIPTVYAMFQGQPVADLTSARTESQLKQMLDQILGQLPIQPGAGGAGAEPKQDVSQFVEMADQVLSEGDNERAAGIYSQVIGMAPDNAAAHAGLVRALVGAGHVEEARQALAAAEADPALASDPHLEQARSAIELAGTQVDDGELAALREKAEADHSDMDAGLAYAEAAYAAGQRDEAADTLLRMIAADREWNEGAARTKLLQIFEAVGLEDEWVVTTRRRLSRILFG, encoded by the coding sequence ATGGGACTGAACCTCGACGAGCAGAAAGCCGTCGACCGCTTCAAGAAGGATGTCGTCGAACCGTCGATGACGCAGCTCGTCGTGCTCGACTTCTGGGCCGAGTGGTGCGGGCCGTGCAAGGCCCTCACCCCGGTGCTCGAGAAGGTCGCCGCCGACTATGCCGACAAGGGCGTCGTGCTGGTCAAGGTCAATGTCGACGAGGAACAGTTCATCGCGAGCCAGTTCCAGGTCCAGTCGATCCCGACCGTCTATGCGATGTTCCAGGGCCAGCCGGTTGCCGACCTGACCAGCGCGCGGACCGAATCGCAATTGAAGCAGATGCTCGACCAGATCCTCGGCCAGCTGCCGATCCAGCCGGGCGCTGGCGGTGCAGGGGCCGAGCCGAAGCAGGACGTGTCGCAATTCGTCGAAATGGCCGACCAGGTCCTGTCGGAAGGCGACAACGAGCGCGCTGCCGGTATCTATTCGCAGGTCATCGGCATGGCGCCCGATAACGCCGCCGCCCATGCGGGCCTCGTTCGCGCGCTCGTCGGCGCAGGCCATGTCGAGGAAGCCAGGCAGGCGCTTGCCGCCGCCGAGGCTGATCCCGCCCTCGCCTCCGACCCGCACCTCGAACAGGCCCGCAGCGCGATCGAACTTGCCGGAACGCAGGTCGACGACGGCGAGCTTGCCGCGCTGCGCGAGAAAGCCGAAGCCGACCACTCCGACATGGACGCAGGCCTCGCCTATGCCGAAGCCGCCTATGCCGCCGGCCAGCGCGACGAGGCCGCCGACACGCTGCTGCGCATGATCGCCGCCGACCGCGAATGGAACGAGGGTGCCGCGCGCACCAAGCTGCTGCAGATTTTCGAAGCCGTCGGGCTCGAAGACGAATGGGTCGTCACGACGCGCCGCCGCCTCTCGCGAATCCTCTTCGGGTAA
- a CDS encoding LON peptidase substrate-binding domain-containing protein: MAERFAIFPLTDAILFPGLHLPLHIFEPRYRAMVSDALVKDRRIGMIQPQRPTEGAPLFSIGCVGKISNVEALDDGRYNLVLEGESRFRILRELDVKTAYRQVEAELIAEPEDEVLSSVERAGFEQEARRFADVQGYSVDWDSVQRLDDVSLIDGVSQIAPFDPAAKQALLEAPNLRERCELLIQLMQFFTHRDDGDEIITLQ; encoded by the coding sequence ATGGCCGAGCGCTTCGCCATCTTTCCCCTGACCGACGCGATCCTCTTTCCGGGATTGCACCTGCCGCTGCACATCTTCGAGCCGCGGTACCGGGCGATGGTGAGCGACGCGCTGGTCAAGGATCGCCGCATCGGCATGATCCAGCCGCAGCGCCCGACCGAGGGAGCCCCGCTCTTCTCGATCGGCTGCGTCGGCAAGATCAGCAATGTCGAGGCGCTCGACGACGGGCGCTACAACCTCGTGCTCGAAGGCGAGAGCCGCTTCCGCATCCTGCGCGAACTCGACGTGAAGACGGCCTATCGCCAGGTCGAAGCCGAGCTGATCGCCGAACCGGAGGACGAGGTGCTTTCGAGCGTCGAGCGTGCCGGCTTCGAACAGGAAGCGCGCCGCTTTGCCGATGTGCAGGGTTACAGCGTGGATTGGGATTCGGTGCAGCGTCTGGACGACGTCAGCCTGATCGACGGCGTATCGCAGATCGCGCCGTTCGACCCGGCGGCGAAGCAGGCCCTGCTCGAAGCGCCGAACCTGCGCGAGCGGTGCGAGCTGCTCATCCAGCTGATGCAGTTCTTCACCCACCGCGACGACGGCGACGAGATTATCACTTTGCAGTAA
- a CDS encoding MarC family protein, with the protein MVELFISAFITLFVVIDPPGCAPIYAGLTKGASNAQARNMAIRASVIALTILLFFAFAGEELLGALHIELDSFRIAGGLMLFWIAFEMVFEKRTQRREERAEKIASTPEVEDVSVFPMAMPMLAGPGAIAAIMLLMNEADTVELTLAVLGALVAVMLITMVSLVAAGPLIRLLGDRVEAVITRLLGVLLAALAAQYVIDGLKGSFGI; encoded by the coding sequence ATGGTCGAACTTTTCATCTCCGCCTTCATCACGCTGTTCGTCGTGATCGACCCGCCGGGCTGCGCGCCGATCTATGCCGGGCTGACCAAGGGCGCGAGCAATGCGCAGGCGCGCAACATGGCAATCCGCGCGTCTGTCATAGCGCTCACCATCCTCTTGTTCTTCGCCTTCGCGGGCGAGGAACTACTGGGCGCGCTCCATATCGAGCTCGATAGCTTCCGCATCGCGGGCGGCTTGATGCTGTTCTGGATCGCCTTCGAAATGGTGTTCGAGAAGCGCACCCAGCGGCGCGAGGAGCGCGCGGAGAAGATCGCCTCGACCCCAGAGGTTGAGGATGTGTCGGTCTTCCCCATGGCGATGCCGATGCTTGCCGGACCCGGCGCGATCGCGGCGATCATGCTGCTGATGAACGAGGCGGACACGGTCGAACTGACGCTCGCCGTGCTTGGTGCTCTCGTTGCGGTCATGCTGATCACCATGGTCTCGCTGGTCGCAGCCGGTCCGCTGATCCGCCTGCTCGGCGACCGTGTGGAAGCGGTGATTACCCGCCTGCTCGGCGTGCTGCTGGCAGCCCTCGCCGCGCAATATGTGATCGACGGCCTCAAAGGCAGCTTTGGGATATAG
- the folD gene encoding bifunctional methylenetetrahydrofolate dehydrogenase/methenyltetrahydrofolate cyclohydrolase FolD gives MSATRIDGKAFAARLRERVGEMAATFEQKAGRKAGLAVVLVGEDPASQVYVGSKGKATVAANMESFEHRLPADTSEADLLALVDKLNNDDAVDGILVQLPLPDHLDEQAIISAISPDKDVDGFHVINAGRLSVGQSGFVPCTPLGCMMLLADRLGDLSGLEAVVIGRSNIVGKPMAQLLLDANATVTIAHSRTKDLPAVVKRADIVVAAVGRPEMVKADWLKDGATVIDVGINRLPPEPGKEKGRLVGDVAFDEASDVAAAITPVPGGVGPMTIAVLLRNTLVAAHRNAGLEVPDGL, from the coding sequence ATGAGTGCCACCCGCATCGACGGCAAGGCATTTGCCGCCCGCCTGCGCGAACGCGTCGGCGAAATGGCCGCGACGTTCGAACAGAAGGCTGGTCGCAAGGCTGGCCTCGCAGTGGTGCTGGTGGGAGAGGACCCGGCGAGCCAGGTCTATGTCGGCTCCAAGGGCAAGGCGACCGTTGCCGCCAACATGGAAAGCTTCGAGCATCGCCTGCCGGCCGACACGTCGGAAGCGGACCTCCTCGCGCTGGTCGATAAGCTCAACAATGACGATGCGGTGGACGGCATCCTCGTGCAGCTGCCCCTGCCGGACCATCTCGACGAGCAGGCGATCATCTCCGCGATCAGCCCGGACAAGGACGTCGACGGGTTCCACGTCATCAACGCGGGTCGCCTCTCGGTCGGACAGAGCGGCTTCGTTCCGTGCACCCCGCTCGGCTGCATGATGCTGCTGGCGGACCGTCTGGGCGACCTCTCGGGTCTCGAGGCGGTCGTGATCGGCCGCTCCAACATCGTCGGCAAGCCGATGGCGCAGCTGCTGCTCGATGCCAATGCGACCGTCACCATCGCGCACAGCCGCACGAAGGATTTGCCCGCCGTGGTCAAGCGCGCGGACATCGTCGTCGCTGCCGTAGGCCGGCCCGAAATGGTCAAGGCCGACTGGCTAAAGGACGGCGCGACCGTGATCGATGTCGGCATCAACCGCCTCCCGCCCGAACCGGGCAAGGAGAAGGGCAGGCTGGTCGGCGATGTCGCCTTCGACGAAGCGAGCGACGTTGCCGCGGCCATTACCCCCGTGCCGGGCGGTGTCGGTCCGATGACCATCGCGGTCCTGCTGCGCAACACGCTGGTCGCGGCGCATCGCAATGCCGGCCTCGAGGTTCCAGACGGGCTCTAA
- a CDS encoding YggT family protein yields MDAIVGILIMLANTLSMIVIIWFIIGLLFAFNVIGRDNAFFYQVERSIAALLEPLLRPIRRVMPDTGAIDFSPMVLILLINAVIIVLTRL; encoded by the coding sequence ATGGACGCAATTGTCGGTATCCTGATCATGCTCGCGAACACGCTGAGCATGATCGTCATCATCTGGTTCATCATCGGGCTGCTGTTCGCTTTCAACGTGATCGGCCGCGACAACGCCTTCTTCTACCAGGTCGAACGCTCGATCGCCGCGCTGCTCGAGCCGCTGCTGCGTCCGATCCGCCGCGTCATGCCCGATACGGGCGCAATCGACTTTTCTCCCATGGTGCTGATCCTGCTGATCAACGCCGTCATCATCGTCCTGACGAGGCTCTGA
- the argB gene encoding acetylglutamate kinase, translating to MGEMVDPARKASVLIEALPYFQRYAGRTFVVKYGGHAMGDPKAAREFAEDIVLLKAVGINPVVVHGGGPQIGAMLKKLGVESTFVDGLRVTDKATAEVAEMVLSGAINKELVGWIANAGGKAIGISGKDGGLVTASKVERTVKDPESNIEQAIDLGFVGEPSRVDTTIIDTAVSAGMIPIIAPIGAGEDGHTYNINADTMAGAIAGALGAARLFLLTDVAGVLDKEGELLTELTPADIGELRENGTISGGMIPKLETCVEAVESGCDAAVVLDGRVPHAMLLEFFTERGAGTLVRAG from the coding sequence ATGGGCGAAATGGTCGATCCCGCGCGCAAGGCATCGGTGCTGATCGAGGCGCTGCCCTATTTCCAGCGTTATGCCGGGCGCACCTTCGTGGTGAAATACGGCGGCCATGCGATGGGCGATCCCAAGGCGGCGCGCGAATTCGCAGAGGATATCGTGTTGCTGAAGGCGGTCGGCATCAACCCGGTCGTGGTCCATGGCGGAGGCCCGCAGATCGGCGCGATGCTCAAGAAGCTGGGCGTCGAGAGCACCTTCGTCGACGGCCTGCGCGTCACCGACAAGGCAACCGCCGAAGTGGCCGAGATGGTCCTGTCAGGGGCGATCAACAAGGAACTGGTCGGCTGGATCGCCAATGCAGGCGGCAAGGCGATCGGCATTTCGGGCAAGGACGGCGGGCTCGTCACAGCGAGCAAGGTCGAACGCACGGTCAAGGACCCGGAAAGCAATATCGAGCAGGCGATCGACCTCGGCTTCGTGGGCGAGCCGAGCCGGGTCGACACTACCATCATCGACACCGCCGTGTCCGCCGGGATGATCCCGATCATCGCACCCATCGGCGCAGGCGAGGACGGTCACACCTACAACATCAATGCCGATACCATGGCCGGCGCGATCGCCGGTGCGCTGGGCGCTGCGCGGCTGTTCCTGCTGACCGATGTAGCGGGCGTGCTCGACAAGGAGGGCGAACTGCTGACCGAGCTGACCCCGGCGGACATCGGCGAACTGCGGGAAAACGGCACGATCAGCGGCGGCATGATCCCGAAGCTCGAAACCTGTGTCGAAGCGGTCGAAAGCGGCTGCGATGCGGCAGTCGTGCTCGACGGGCGCGTGCCGCATGCGATGCTGCTCGAATTCTTCACCGAACGCGGGGCAGGAACGCTCGTCCGCGCCGGTTGA
- a CDS encoding thermonuclease family protein, whose amino-acid sequence MVNRPKFDAAWQRRRRLAAVGRWARTFVPLAAILLLGWWLTSAPAEPEGEWEEMQLGFGICGEGGFEACVIDGDTIAIDRRRIRLAGFDTPEIDGDCIEERTLAREARAELALWLNSGAFLVDGGASPPRDEYGRELRKVRRVIEGEDQWLAEWMEEKGYSRPREFGAGKTDWCTED is encoded by the coding sequence ATGGTAAACCGCCCGAAGTTCGATGCGGCCTGGCAAAGGCGCCGCCGCCTTGCGGCAGTCGGGCGCTGGGCGCGCACTTTCGTCCCGCTCGCCGCAATCCTGCTGCTGGGCTGGTGGCTTACGAGCGCACCGGCCGAGCCGGAAGGCGAGTGGGAGGAGATGCAGCTGGGCTTCGGCATTTGCGGCGAAGGCGGTTTCGAAGCCTGCGTGATCGACGGCGACACCATCGCGATCGACAGGCGTCGCATCCGCCTCGCCGGTTTCGACACGCCGGAAATCGACGGGGACTGCATAGAGGAACGGACCCTCGCCCGCGAGGCACGGGCCGAGCTTGCACTCTGGCTCAACAGCGGAGCCTTCCTCGTCGACGGTGGGGCAAGTCCGCCGCGCGACGAATACGGGCGAGAGCTGCGCAAGGTCCGCCGCGTCATCGAGGGCGAGGACCAGTGGCTCGCCGAGTGGATGGAAGAGAAAGGCTATTCCCGGCCGCGCGAATTCGGCGCCGGCAAGACCGACTGGTGCACTGAGGATTAG
- a CDS encoding YdcH family protein yields MSQHTPHELHDEFPQHADLLHKLKVEDAHFRKLADEYHAVNRDIHRHETEVEPVSDDHAEQLKKQRLSLVDQISGMLAKASG; encoded by the coding sequence ATGTCCCAGCACACGCCGCACGAGCTGCATGACGAATTTCCGCAGCACGCCGACCTGCTGCACAAGCTCAAGGTCGAGGATGCGCATTTCCGCAAGCTCGCCGACGAATATCACGCGGTAAACCGCGACATCCATCGCCATGAGACCGAGGTCGAGCCGGTGAGCGACGATCATGCCGAGCAGCTCAAGAAGCAGCGCCTCTCGCTGGTCGACCAGATTTCCGGAATGCTCGCCAAGGCCAGCGGCTGA
- a CDS encoding sulfotransferase domain-containing protein, with protein MGEAVRARPRSVEEHGAMMAQLAPSAEEIAGFKPLDPRPSDVVITPFGKCGTTMLQQMFHQIRTSADGGDMDFDDISRVTPWIEMGILLPETDINAEQVANPRGFKSHLHYEGLPPGMRYLVSLRDPKEAYMSMYHFFEGWLFEPGTIQPEEFMPVWSRGGPSGVDYFKHLLSWWARRDEADTLVLDYRWIIANKRSAIARVAELMGIAIARDATDMVEARTSREYMLAHKDRFDDLLMRTMIHRRLGLPLDSDSSKVRGENERRLPLPASIGEQIDAMWAERVAPVTGHATYAELAATLA; from the coding sequence ATGGGTGAAGCAGTGCGCGCGCGGCCGCGGTCGGTCGAGGAACACGGGGCCATGATGGCGCAGCTCGCGCCCTCGGCGGAGGAGATCGCGGGGTTCAAGCCGCTCGACCCGCGCCCGAGCGATGTCGTCATCACCCCCTTCGGCAAATGCGGCACCACCATGCTGCAGCAGATGTTCCACCAGATCCGCACCAGCGCCGATGGCGGCGACATGGATTTCGACGACATCAGCCGCGTCACCCCGTGGATCGAGATGGGCATCCTGCTGCCCGAAACCGACATCAATGCAGAGCAGGTCGCCAACCCCCGCGGCTTCAAGAGCCACTTGCATTACGAAGGCCTGCCGCCGGGCATGCGCTACCTCGTGTCGCTGCGCGATCCGAAGGAGGCCTATATGTCGATGTACCACTTCTTCGAAGGCTGGCTGTTCGAACCCGGCACGATCCAGCCGGAGGAATTCATGCCAGTCTGGTCGCGCGGCGGCCCGAGCGGGGTCGACTATTTCAAGCACCTGCTGAGCTGGTGGGCGCGGCGCGATGAGGCCGATACGCTGGTGCTCGATTATCGCTGGATCATCGCCAACAAGCGCAGCGCGATCGCCCGCGTGGCCGAGCTGATGGGGATCGCCATCGCCCGCGATGCGACCGACATGGTCGAGGCGCGCACCAGCCGCGAATACATGCTCGCGCACAAGGACCGCTTCGACGATCTGTTGATGCGCACGATGATTCACCGCCGCCTCGGCCTGCCGCTCGACAGCGACAGCTCCAAGGTGCGCGGCGAGAACGAGCGGCGCCTGCCGCTGCCCGCTTCCATCGGGGAGCAAATCGACGCGATGTGGGCCGAGCGTGTCGCGCCGGTCACCGGCCACGCCACTTACGCGGAGCTTGCCGCGACGCTCGCCTAG